A window from Salminus brasiliensis chromosome 7, fSalBra1.hap2, whole genome shotgun sequence encodes these proteins:
- the cenps gene encoding centromere protein S — MDESEAHSQRLKAAVHYTVGKLCEKLTAEYEREISRQAVAAMAEITFRQCDIFAKDLEAFARHAKRQTVNMEDVKLLARRSTALSNHIQQKSEELAQTNQELKERRKKNAAKRKSKSMEENEADGDAMETEVTT, encoded by the exons ATGGATGAGAGTGAGGCGCACTCGCAG AGGCTGAAAGCGGCTGTTCACTACACGGTTGGGAAGCTGTGTGAGAAGTTAACCGcagagtatgagagagaaatCAGCAGACAGGCAGTCGCAGCTATGGCTGAGATCACATTCAGGCAGTGTG ACATATTTGCCAAAGACCTGGAAGCCTTTGCGAG GCATGCGAAACGACAGACCGTCAACATGGAGGACGTCAAACTTCTCGCGAGAAGGAGCACCGCACTg TCAAACCACATTCAGCAAAAGAGTGAAGAATTAGCACAAACAAATCAAGAGCTGAAGGAGAGGCGGAAGAAGAACGCTGccaagagaaagagcaagagtaTGGAGGAGAACGAGGCAGATGGCGATGCAATGGAGACTGAAGTGACAACTTGA